The Pseudochaenichthys georgianus chromosome 8, fPseGeo1.2, whole genome shotgun sequence genome has a segment encoding these proteins:
- the LOC117451756 gene encoding mucolipin-1-like, with amino-acid sequence MATSSSTCTQDSSTEKERLLSQFAGYGSRDLLAPRPSSLLGAPRPSSLLGAPRPSSLLGAPHPSSLLGSEAPQRKDEDEEEEEEEKVLRRKLKYFFMSPCDKYHAKGRKPFKLGLQLLKIIIVTVQLVLFGLSNQMVVTFKEENTAAFKHLFLQGFQDGAAQSVHTQKELYSRIHYAVQQYMALPQISLGQYAYVLGAGENGSALSLCQRFYRKGTIDPSNDTFDIDPHVDTECIGLNPPTYSPALGNSDYKNFTLKLYKLINVTIDFQLKAINIQTIINNEIPDCYTFAIMIVMDNKAHSGKVKIHLQNQASIQECRDPNVSGHAESYALEFFDVCVACVCLMSLLLCGRSVLRGVLLQHVRHQND; translated from the exons AGAAGGAGCGGCTCCTCTCCCAGTTTGCGGGCTATGGGTCCCGGGACCTCCTGGCCCCTCGTCCCTCCTCTCTGCTGGGGGCCCCTCGTCCCTCCTCTCTGCTGGGGGCCCCTCGTCCCTCCTCTCTGCTGGGGGCCCCTCATCCCTCCTCTCTGCTGGGCTCAGAGGCCCCTCAGAGGAAGGAcgaagatgaggaagaggaggaagaggagaaggtGCTGAGGAGGAAACTGAAATACTTCTTCATGAGCCCGTGTGACAAATATCACGCCAAGGGACGCAAGCCGTTCAAACTGGGCCTTCAGCTGCTGAAGATCATCATCGTCACCGTGCAG CTGGTGCTGTTTGGCCTCAGTAACCAGATGGTGGTGACGTTTAAGGAAGAGAACACGGCGGCGttcaaacaccttttcctgcagGGATTTCAGGACGGAGCTGCTCAGAGCGTGCACACACAGAAGGAGCTCTACAGCCGCATTCACTACGCTGTCCAGCAG TACATGGCTCTCCCTCAGATCTCTCTTGGTCAATACGCCTATGTTCTGGGTGCCGGTGAAAATGGAAGTGCGCTATCCCTCTGCCAGAGGTTCTACAGGAAGGGAACCATCGACCCCTCCAACGACACCTTCGACATCGATCCGCATGTGGACACCG AATGCATTGGACTGAATCCACCGACCTACAGTCCTGCTTTAGGAAACAGTGACTACAAGAATTTCACTCTCAAGTTATACAA GCTGATCAATGTCACCATCGATTTCCAGCTGAAGGCCATCAACATTCAGACCATAATAAACAATGAAATCCCCGACTGCTACACCTTTGCTATCATG ATCGTCATGGACAACAAGGCTCACAGCGGCAAAGTGAAGATCCATCTGCAGAACCAGGCGTCCATCCAGGAGTGCAGAGACCCCAACGTGTCCGGGCACG CGGAGAGTTATGCTCTGGAGTTTTTCGACGTGTGtgtggcgtgtgtgtgtctgatgtcTCTGCTGCTGTGCGGACGCTCCGTCCTCAGAGGCGTCCTGCTGCAACACGTAAGACACCAGAACGATTGA
- the LOC117451244 gene encoding trafficking protein particle complex subunit 5-like, protein MDTRFTRGKSNILERPLTRPKTEVSVSAFALLFSEMVQYCQSRVYSVTELQTRLADMGQSVGASMLDVLVLREKNGKRETKVLNMLLFIKVNVWKSLFGKEADKLEQANDDDKTYYIIEKEPLINAYISVPKENSSLNCAAFTAGIVEAVLTHSGFPAKVTAHWHKGTTLMIKFNDSVITRDKALDGR, encoded by the exons ATGGACACACGCTTCACTCGGGGGAAGTCCAACATCCTGGAGCGCCCTCTGACGCGCCCGAAGACGGAGGTGAGCGTGAGCGCCTTCGCGCTGCTGTTCTCAGAGATGGTGCAGTACTGCCAGAGCCGCGTGTACTCGGTGACGGAGCTGCAGACCCGGCTGGCCGACATGGGGCAGAGCGTCGGGGCCAGCATGCTGGATGTGCTGGTGCTGAGGGAGAAGAACGGGAAGAGGGAGACCAAAGTGCTCAACATGCTGCTCTTCATCAAG GTGAACGTCTGGAAGTCTCTGTTTGGGAAGGAGGCGGACAAACTGGAGCAAGCCAACGACGACGACAAGACGTACTACATCATCGAGAAGGAGCCGCTCATCAACGCCTACATCTCCGTGCCCAAAGAGAACAGCAGCTTGAACTGCGCCGCCTTCACCGCCGGCATCGTGGAGGCCGTGCTCACACACAGCGGATTCCCCGCCAAGGTCACGGCTCACTGGCACAAGGGCACCACGCTCATGATCAAGTTCAACGACTCGGTCATCACCAGGGACAAGGCTCTGGACGGCAGATAG